One genomic region from Leptolyngbyaceae cyanobacterium JSC-12 encodes:
- a CDS encoding hypothetical protein (IMG reference gene:2510094956) has translation MVASVERIEQEIAELHKAVTVLAEEFYQAYSEYLTALGQALRQQVVMSSYHICTQGYPMQFLALSLGQRQTLQQNFRALAKQAQANLIALLCKPGSQKTQVTESETGVSADYPETEPTQAESPVSQSLTPTALAEWQNALETAIAQEFSSVSAKANRLLQQAGVLPKKLPEFLQASTNSQIAEITHSSDMLSLLLEAQANSASADEEEGEGESEEKPRLVVQIVAFHLQLSDVEFGDATATLLRNRLRNLSARLKKIGQLFQKKERELAIAQAQDAWRAAWFED, from the coding sequence ATGGTGGCTTCGGTTGAGCGGATTGAACAAGAGATAGCAGAACTCCATAAAGCCGTTACCGTATTGGCTGAGGAGTTTTATCAGGCGTATTCTGAATATCTCACTGCTTTAGGACAAGCGCTACGTCAGCAAGTTGTGATGTCCAGCTATCATATTTGCACTCAGGGATACCCGATGCAGTTTTTGGCGTTATCGTTGGGGCAGCGTCAAACCTTACAGCAAAATTTTCGGGCTTTGGCAAAACAAGCTCAAGCAAACTTGATAGCACTGTTGTGCAAACCTGGTAGTCAAAAAACTCAAGTAACAGAATCTGAGACAGGCGTTTCGGCTGATTATCCTGAAACTGAACCTACCCAAGCGGAAAGCCCGGTGTCCCAATCGCTCACCCCAACGGCTCTGGCAGAATGGCAAAATGCTCTTGAAACTGCGATCGCACAGGAATTTAGCTCAGTTTCAGCCAAAGCCAATCGACTCTTGCAACAGGCTGGCGTGCTTCCCAAGAAACTACCAGAGTTTCTGCAAGCCTCCACAAACTCGCAGATTGCAGAAATAACCCATTCCTCAGATATGTTGAGTTTGCTCCTAGAGGCTCAGGCAAATAGCGCTAGTGCTGATGAGGAAGAGGGGGAAGGAGAAAGTGAGGAAAAACCTCGCCTGGTGGTACAAATTGTGGCATTTCATTTGCAATTGTCGGATGTGGAGTTTGGTGATGCAACAGCTACTCTATTACGCAATCGGCTCCGTAACCTGTCAGCCCGGTTAAAGAAAATCGGACAATTGTTTCAGAAAAAAGAGCGCGAGTTGGCGATCGCCCAAGCGCAAGATGCCTGGCGAGCTGCCTGGTTTGAAGATTAG